The Arachis ipaensis cultivar K30076 chromosome B07, Araip1.1, whole genome shotgun sequence genome includes a window with the following:
- the LOC110265003 gene encoding uncharacterized protein LOC110265003: protein MSTRGRGRGRGRGRTGTVTPVPTGIDPVDFMAALGNMAAAMQATAEALGNQINQGNHGNNNDEDGPMILATFLKVRLPTFRGTSNPTDADNWIQAMERALQAQQIPEEQWVEFGTYQLQGEAQYWGQGTRQPEPIQVREDLTLPVIPVRIDDTSVKRLRGREVSLVKVAWKRAGIEKHTWELESDMRKDYPHLFSDDMYASNGFKLSPGIMTHSTKSCNLNRGVFSLSNGSLFLN from the exons atgtcgactcgcggacgcggtcgcgggcgaggtagaggtagGACAGGCACCGTTACTCCTGTACCCACAGGGATtgatccagtagactttatggctgccttgggaaatatggctgcagctatgcaggcaacagctgaggcactgggtaatcagataaatcAGGGTAATCATGGGAACAATAATGATGAGGACGGTCCTATGATACTTGCTACATTTCTGAAAGTTCGCCTTCCGACTTttaggggaacctcaaatccaactgatgcagataattggattcaGGCTATGGAAAGGGCGTTACAGGCACAACAGATTCCTGAAGAGCAATGGGTTGAATTTGGGACTTATCAGTTGCAAGGTGAAGCTCAGTATTGGGGGCAGGGAACACGAC AACCAGAACCAATCCAAGtgagagaagatctaacactccCAGTAATTCCGGTGAGGATTGATGACACCAGTGTTAAACGATTACGAGGAAGggaagtatcattggtaaaagtagcttggaAACGAGCTGGTATCGAGAAACATACCTGGGAACTCGAATCAGATATGCGAAAGGACtatccacatctcttttcag ATGATATGTATGCCTCAAACGGATTTAAGCTTTCTCCTGGTATAATGACACATTCAACAAAATCTTGTAATTTGAATCGAGGGGTCTTCAGTCTCTCGAATGGTTCTCTTTTTTTGAACTGA
- the LOC107610087 gene encoding probable polyamine oxidase 4 isoform X2 has protein sequence MMHLLRLHGVCNENPLAPLIRGLGLTLYRTSGDDSILYDHDLESCMLFNTDGHQVPQQIVMDVGETFKRILEETGKVRDEDPDDMSVQQAISVVLNSHPELRQQGLSHEVLQWYICRMEAWFAADADMISLKTWDQEHVLSGGHGLMVEGYDPVIKALAKNLDIRLNHRVTKISNGFNKIMVTLENGTNFVADAVIVTVPVGILKANLIEFIPKLPDWKVAAIADLGLGNENKIALRFDKVFWPNVELLGIVAPTSYACGYFLNLHKATGHPILVYMAAGRFAYDLEKLSNESAANFVMQQLKKMFPDASDPVQYLVSRWGTDPNSLGCYTYDLVGKPEDVYDRLRMPVGNLFFGGEAVCMDDHQGSVHGAYSAGMMAAENCQRYLLEKLGHVQNNLPLVSVVRHEMLETTNILQISRM, from the exons ATGATGCATCTTTTGAG GCTACATGGTGTCTGCAATGAGAATCCCTTGGCTCCGCTCATACGTGGTTTAGGGCTTACGTTATATCGTACCAGTGGTGATGACTCTATCTTATATGACCATGATTTGGAAAG TTGCATGCTTTTTAACACAGATGGTCATCAAGTTCCCCAGCAAATAGTCATGGACGTTGGGGAAACTTTTAAGAGAATTCTAGAAGAG ACAGGAAAAGTGAGGGATGAGGATCCTGATGACATGTCAGTTCAACAAGCAATTTCGGTTGTGCTGAATAGCCATCCAGAACTAAG GCAGCAAGGACTTTCCCATGAAGTGCTACAATGGTATATATGCAGAATGGAAGCTTGGTTTGCTGCTGATGCAGATATGATATCACTGAAAACTTGGGATCAG GAACACGTCCTTTCTGGTGGTCATGGACTAATGGTAGAAGGATATGATCCTGTTATTAAAGCTCTTGCAAAAAATCTGGATATACGCTTGAATCACAG GGTGACAAAGATATCAAATGGGTTCAATAAGATAATGGTCACACTTGAAAATGGCACAAACTTTGTAGCGGACGCCGTTATTGTAACAGTTCCTGTCGGAATCCTAAAGGCCAATTTGATCGAATTTATACCGAAACTGCCTGATTGGAAGGTTGCTGCAATTGCAGATCTTGGTTTGGGCAATGAGAACAAGATTGCTCTAAGATTTGACAAAGTGTTTTGGCCTAATGTAGAACTCTTGGGCATTGTTGCACCCACCTCTTATGCCTGTGGTTATTTTCTCAATCTACATAAAGCAACAGGCCATCCGATTCTTGTATATATGGCGGCTGGCAGGTTTGCTTATGACCTTGAGAAGCTATCCAATGAGTCGGCTGCAAATTTTGTAATGCAGCAGCTCAAGAAGATGTTTCCTGATGCGTCCGACCCA GTTCAGTATCTTGTATCACGTTGGGGAACCGATCCAAACTCTCTCGGCTGTTACACATATGATTTAGTTGGGAAGCCGGAGGACGTGTACGACAGGCTGCGGATGCCTGTTGGTAATCTGTTCTTTGGTGGGGAAGCTGTTTGCATGGATGACCACCAAGGATCTGTACATGGAGCTTACTCTGCTGGGATGATGGCTGCTGAAAACTGTCAAAGATACCTTCTAGAGAAACTAGGCCATGTGCAAAATAATCTGCCTCTAGTTTCTGTTGTTAGGCATGAGATGCTTGAAACTACTAATATACTTCAGATCTCAAGGATgtga
- the LOC107610087 gene encoding probable polyamine oxidase 4 isoform X1, with translation MDPKELFSTNLIDGKIVASHIERQCSPLPSVIVIGAGISGLAAARSLYDASFEVTILESRDRLGGRINTDYSFGCPVDMGASWLHGVCNENPLAPLIRGLGLTLYRTSGDDSILYDHDLESCMLFNTDGHQVPQQIVMDVGETFKRILEETGKVRDEDPDDMSVQQAISVVLNSHPELRQQGLSHEVLQWYICRMEAWFAADADMISLKTWDQEHVLSGGHGLMVEGYDPVIKALAKNLDIRLNHRVTKISNGFNKIMVTLENGTNFVADAVIVTVPVGILKANLIEFIPKLPDWKVAAIADLGLGNENKIALRFDKVFWPNVELLGIVAPTSYACGYFLNLHKATGHPILVYMAAGRFAYDLEKLSNESAANFVMQQLKKMFPDASDPVQYLVSRWGTDPNSLGCYTYDLVGKPEDVYDRLRMPVGNLFFGGEAVCMDDHQGSVHGAYSAGMMAAENCQRYLLEKLGHVQNNLPLVSVVRHEMLETTNILQISRM, from the exons ATGGACCCTAAGGAATTGTTCTCCACCAATCTCATAGACG GCAAGATTGTTGCCTCACACATTGAGAGGCAATGCAGTCCTCTTCCTTCTGTTATTGTTATTGGTGCCGGTATATCAGGGCTTGCCGCTGCGCGTAGTCTGTATGATGCATCTTTTGAG GTTACTATACTAGAGTCACGGGATAGGCTCGGTGGCCGCATTAATACTGATTACTCCTTTGGTTGTCCTGTGGATATGGGAGCATCATG GCTACATGGTGTCTGCAATGAGAATCCCTTGGCTCCGCTCATACGTGGTTTAGGGCTTACGTTATATCGTACCAGTGGTGATGACTCTATCTTATATGACCATGATTTGGAAAG TTGCATGCTTTTTAACACAGATGGTCATCAAGTTCCCCAGCAAATAGTCATGGACGTTGGGGAAACTTTTAAGAGAATTCTAGAAGAG ACAGGAAAAGTGAGGGATGAGGATCCTGATGACATGTCAGTTCAACAAGCAATTTCGGTTGTGCTGAATAGCCATCCAGAACTAAG GCAGCAAGGACTTTCCCATGAAGTGCTACAATGGTATATATGCAGAATGGAAGCTTGGTTTGCTGCTGATGCAGATATGATATCACTGAAAACTTGGGATCAG GAACACGTCCTTTCTGGTGGTCATGGACTAATGGTAGAAGGATATGATCCTGTTATTAAAGCTCTTGCAAAAAATCTGGATATACGCTTGAATCACAG GGTGACAAAGATATCAAATGGGTTCAATAAGATAATGGTCACACTTGAAAATGGCACAAACTTTGTAGCGGACGCCGTTATTGTAACAGTTCCTGTCGGAATCCTAAAGGCCAATTTGATCGAATTTATACCGAAACTGCCTGATTGGAAGGTTGCTGCAATTGCAGATCTTGGTTTGGGCAATGAGAACAAGATTGCTCTAAGATTTGACAAAGTGTTTTGGCCTAATGTAGAACTCTTGGGCATTGTTGCACCCACCTCTTATGCCTGTGGTTATTTTCTCAATCTACATAAAGCAACAGGCCATCCGATTCTTGTATATATGGCGGCTGGCAGGTTTGCTTATGACCTTGAGAAGCTATCCAATGAGTCGGCTGCAAATTTTGTAATGCAGCAGCTCAAGAAGATGTTTCCTGATGCGTCCGACCCA GTTCAGTATCTTGTATCACGTTGGGGAACCGATCCAAACTCTCTCGGCTGTTACACATATGATTTAGTTGGGAAGCCGGAGGACGTGTACGACAGGCTGCGGATGCCTGTTGGTAATCTGTTCTTTGGTGGGGAAGCTGTTTGCATGGATGACCACCAAGGATCTGTACATGGAGCTTACTCTGCTGGGATGATGGCTGCTGAAAACTGTCAAAGATACCTTCTAGAGAAACTAGGCCATGTGCAAAATAATCTGCCTCTAGTTTCTGTTGTTAGGCATGAGATGCTTGAAACTACTAATATACTTCAGATCTCAAGGATgtga